In a single window of the Streptomyces sp. NBC_00285 genome:
- a CDS encoding amino acid ABC transporter permease, translated as MTLTKDEAGQEDTGDSYTPSQRRVERERLKRARTRRATAIAAVSTLVTAVVLYVVVVSAPGWPRTKETFFNGQYAREAFPKVLEGLWLNVRLLLICGVAVLVLGMLIAIARTLRGPVFFPLRVLAAAYTDFFRGLPLIINLMIVVLGVPALRLQGVTVDPVWLGGTALTLTYSAYVAEVFRAGIESVHPSQRAAARSLGLSNRQALRYVVLPQAVRRQVPPLLNDLVSLQKDTGLVSIGGAIDAVRAADIIVGRSLNYTPYIVAGLVFVALTIPMTRFTDWVTARMDRRQAQGGTT; from the coding sequence CGCAGCGGCGGGTCGAACGGGAGCGTCTCAAACGTGCCCGCACCCGCCGCGCGACGGCGATCGCCGCGGTCTCGACCCTGGTCACCGCCGTGGTTCTCTACGTGGTCGTCGTCAGCGCGCCCGGCTGGCCGCGCACCAAGGAGACGTTCTTCAACGGTCAGTACGCGCGCGAGGCGTTCCCCAAGGTCCTCGAAGGGCTGTGGCTGAACGTCCGGCTGCTGCTGATCTGCGGTGTCGCCGTGCTGGTGCTCGGCATGCTGATCGCCATCGCGCGCACGCTGCGCGGACCGGTCTTCTTCCCGCTGCGTGTGCTGGCCGCCGCCTACACGGACTTCTTCCGCGGGCTCCCGCTCATCATCAACCTCATGATCGTCGTCCTGGGCGTCCCGGCGCTGCGGCTCCAGGGCGTGACGGTCGACCCGGTGTGGCTGGGCGGGACCGCTCTCACGCTGACGTACTCGGCGTACGTGGCCGAGGTGTTCCGCGCCGGCATCGAGTCCGTGCACCCCTCGCAGCGCGCCGCGGCCCGCTCGCTCGGGCTCTCCAACCGGCAGGCGCTGCGGTACGTGGTGCTGCCGCAGGCGGTACGCCGCCAGGTGCCGCCCCTGCTGAACGACCTGGTGTCGCTCCAGAAGGACACCGGTCTCGTGTCGATCGGCGGCGCGATCGACGCCGTACGGGCCGCCGACATCATCGTCGGGCGCAGCCTCAACTACACGCCGTACATCGTCGCGGGCCTGGTGTTCGTGGCGCTGACCATCCCGATGACCCGGTTCACGGACTGGGTGACGGCACGGATGGACCGCCGGCAGGCCCAGGGAGGGACCACATGA